From Alienimonas californiensis, a single genomic window includes:
- a CDS encoding site-2 protease family protein: protein MFGLPTPTPLDLRFSLFGVPVWISAWHWLGAAFFGWQFVPEAFAQAGGGTFVSHLIVTILCIFLSILLHEMGHALMARAFGMQWSIVLLTFGGLAYGQRPPRIRWWQDVLVALAGPFIQLLLALALMVGLAAVPVFLDGGIDSALALTALNTLLFVNVAWPILNLLPIYPLDGGQVLRAVLGRTLRRGAELWTVRVGFFVAVMVGAFLYVRFHALFAAVLFGFLAMQNFQAMQASRGR from the coding sequence ATGTTCGGACTGCCCACCCCGACGCCGCTGGACCTCCGATTCTCCCTGTTCGGGGTGCCGGTCTGGATCTCGGCGTGGCACTGGCTGGGGGCGGCTTTCTTCGGCTGGCAGTTCGTCCCGGAGGCCTTTGCCCAGGCAGGCGGGGGGACGTTCGTTTCGCACCTGATCGTCACGATCCTGTGTATCTTCCTGTCCATCCTGCTGCATGAGATGGGTCACGCCCTCATGGCCCGGGCGTTCGGGATGCAGTGGTCCATCGTCTTATTGACCTTCGGCGGGCTCGCCTACGGCCAGCGGCCGCCGCGGATTCGCTGGTGGCAGGACGTGCTGGTCGCCCTCGCCGGACCGTTCATCCAACTGCTGCTCGCGCTGGCGCTGATGGTGGGGCTCGCCGCGGTCCCGGTCTTCTTGGACGGAGGGATCGACTCCGCCCTCGCCCTGACGGCGTTGAACACCCTATTGTTCGTGAACGTCGCCTGGCCAATCCTGAACCTGCTGCCGATCTATCCGCTGGACGGCGGGCAGGTGCTCCGGGCGGTGCTGGGCCGCACGCTGCGGCGGGGGGCGGAGTTGTGGACCGTCCGAGTTGGTTTCTTCGTGGCGGTGATGGTGGGGGCGTTCCTGTACGTTCGCTTCCACGCCCTGTTCGCCGCGGTGCTGTTCGGCTTCTTGGCGATGCAGAACTTTCAGGCGATGCAGGCGTCCCGCGGCCGGTGA
- a CDS encoding VWA domain-containing protein: protein MTIFAPLSLSALAPLAQAVQSGPTPSGATLESLTATEWNPPRTPLGWSLLLGVGAALLAWTVWLYVRDTRRLPRILRAGLLALRIGVLVCLAVVALDPRERTQTTAVRPSRVAVLIDTSQSMQLPADPAGADAEETRAEAVARTLADSSLIQELRRRHQVQLFRFDSDAELIAELPQGEALDAAVPDVSAPLRGGEAAAALGRLEPDGRETRLGEAVADALRQVRGPTLAGAVILSDGGQNAGAGADAAVGRAARDGVPLYPVGVGGTERPADVRVTDLSAPTDVRFAPERERQDPFEVRAFLAAEGLAGQTATVALTRAPAESDPATTPGETLETRTLALPADGESAEVTFEREPTEAGRFRYTVTITPPPATREARADDNARSAVVRARSRPTSVLLIAGGPNRDYRFLQTALARQATAEVDVLLQSIDPAELPGVTQDGDVLLAEFPKNFPLRPPGEARPESSPDRYDVVLALDADWSRIPAEGVDNLTRWVDRQRGGFVFAAGDVYTPQLTDEALYGPVRNLLPVRLAARSLVEASDESTRPWQPELTDAAAASGVLDLDPERPGDVSAWAAFEGFYRAFPTRGAKDLASVLMLHGDPRTTGDGATVLIADQRYGGGRVYYLGTSEFWRLRSQGPELFERFWTNLIRAAAEGRATEGDEPALFLIDRPETPVGEPVRIAVGLRDARGEPVEAGTVTVTVEGPDGFPAPGSPLTLRPVPGRPGRFEAPFTPPRAGRFTLTLDGDDVGMAADVTATITARLPELELATVRQDVPTLTALAEGGTGRYLSLAEAAETLPGLIESRERTVTVEESVRALWDVRWMLFLIVGLFGFEWLVRKLSRLA, encoded by the coding sequence ATGACGATCTTCGCCCCCCTCTCCCTGTCGGCCCTCGCCCCGCTGGCTCAGGCCGTGCAATCCGGACCGACGCCCTCCGGGGCGACGCTGGAATCGCTGACGGCGACCGAGTGGAACCCGCCCCGCACCCCGCTGGGTTGGAGCCTGCTGCTGGGCGTCGGAGCGGCGCTGCTGGCCTGGACGGTCTGGCTGTACGTCCGCGACACCCGCCGCCTGCCCCGCATCCTGCGGGCGGGCCTGCTGGCATTGCGGATCGGCGTGCTGGTCTGCCTGGCCGTGGTGGCGCTCGACCCGCGGGAGCGCACCCAGACGACCGCCGTGCGGCCCAGCCGGGTCGCGGTGCTGATCGATACGAGCCAGTCCATGCAGCTCCCCGCCGACCCGGCGGGCGCCGACGCGGAGGAGACCCGGGCCGAGGCGGTGGCCCGAACGCTCGCCGATTCGTCGCTGATCCAGGAGCTACGCCGCCGCCATCAGGTGCAGCTGTTCCGGTTCGACTCCGACGCCGAACTGATCGCGGAACTGCCGCAGGGCGAGGCTTTGGACGCCGCCGTGCCGGACGTCTCCGCTCCCCTCCGCGGCGGCGAGGCGGCGGCGGCACTGGGCCGTCTGGAGCCGGACGGCCGCGAGACCCGGTTGGGCGAGGCGGTCGCCGACGCGCTGCGGCAGGTCCGCGGTCCGACGCTGGCCGGGGCGGTGATCCTGTCCGACGGCGGGCAGAACGCCGGGGCCGGGGCCGACGCCGCGGTCGGCCGGGCCGCCCGGGACGGCGTGCCGCTGTACCCGGTGGGCGTCGGCGGGACGGAACGGCCGGCGGACGTGCGGGTCACGGACCTCTCCGCCCCCACGGACGTGCGGTTCGCCCCGGAGCGCGAGCGACAGGACCCCTTCGAGGTGCGGGCGTTCCTCGCCGCCGAGGGGCTGGCGGGCCAGACGGCAACGGTCGCCCTGACCCGGGCGCCGGCGGAGTCCGACCCGGCGACGACGCCGGGCGAAACGCTGGAGACCCGCACCCTCGCCCTGCCCGCCGACGGGGAGTCGGCGGAGGTGACGTTCGAACGGGAACCGACCGAGGCCGGCCGCTTCCGCTACACCGTCACGATCACCCCGCCGCCCGCCACGCGGGAGGCCCGCGCCGACGACAACGCCCGCTCCGCCGTCGTCCGCGCCCGCAGTCGCCCGACCAGCGTGCTGCTGATCGCCGGCGGCCCGAACCGCGATTACCGCTTCCTGCAGACCGCACTCGCCCGGCAGGCGACCGCGGAGGTGGACGTGCTGCTCCAGTCGATCGATCCGGCGGAACTGCCGGGCGTCACCCAGGACGGCGACGTGCTGCTGGCGGAGTTCCCCAAGAACTTCCCCCTCCGCCCGCCCGGCGAGGCCCGCCCCGAGAGCAGCCCGGACCGCTACGACGTGGTGCTGGCCCTGGACGCCGACTGGTCCCGCATCCCGGCGGAGGGCGTGGACAACCTCACCCGCTGGGTGGACCGGCAGCGGGGCGGGTTTGTGTTCGCCGCCGGCGACGTCTACACGCCGCAGCTGACCGACGAAGCGTTGTACGGGCCGGTCCGCAACCTGCTCCCGGTGCGGCTGGCGGCGCGGAGTCTGGTGGAAGCCTCCGACGAGAGCACCCGTCCCTGGCAGCCCGAACTGACCGACGCGGCCGCCGCGTCCGGGGTGCTGGACCTCGACCCGGAGCGGCCGGGGGACGTCTCCGCCTGGGCGGCGTTCGAGGGCTTCTATCGAGCCTTCCCGACCCGCGGAGCGAAGGACCTCGCCTCCGTGTTAATGCTGCACGGCGATCCCCGCACCACCGGCGACGGGGCGACCGTGCTGATCGCCGATCAGCGGTACGGCGGCGGCCGGGTGTACTACCTGGGCACCTCGGAGTTCTGGCGGCTGCGGAGCCAGGGGCCGGAACTGTTCGAGCGGTTCTGGACGAACCTGATCCGGGCCGCGGCGGAGGGCCGGGCCACGGAGGGGGACGAGCCGGCACTGTTCCTGATCGACCGGCCGGAGACGCCGGTGGGCGAGCCGGTGCGGATTGCCGTCGGCCTGCGGGACGCCCGCGGGGAGCCGGTGGAGGCGGGCACGGTGACGGTGACGGTCGAGGGGCCGGACGGCTTCCCGGCGCCGGGAAGCCCGCTCACGCTGCGGCCGGTCCCGGGTCGGCCGGGGCGGTTCGAGGCCCCCTTCACCCCGCCGCGGGCCGGGCGTTTCACGCTGACGCTCGACGGCGACGACGTCGGTATGGCGGCAGACGTGACCGCGACGATCACCGCCCGGCTGCCGGAGTTGGAACTGGCGACCGTGCGGCAGGACGTGCCCACGCTGACCGCCCTTGCCGAGGGCGGCACCGGCCGTTACCTGTCGCTGGCGGAGGCCGCCGAGACGCTGCCGGGGCTGATCGAATCGCGGGAGCGGACGGTCACCGTCGAAGAGTCCGTGCGGGCCCTGTGGGATGTGCGGTGGATGCTGTTCCTGATCGTCGGCCTGTTCGGCTTCGAATGGCTCGTGCGGAAGCTCTCCCGGCTGGCCTGA
- a CDS encoding BatA domain-containing protein, which produces MIDALAPFFLHPGIAAAGAACAAVPIVIHLINRLRFRKVRFAAMEFLLQSEQRNRRRVLIEQLLLLLLRILLVLAAAALIARLVLDPSTLSVLRDGNVAHHVVILDDSGSMRASAEEGDVFEVAKRTLRDFAAEAARTPGSLRLSVLLLSRADQDSALFARRDVNSGFLSDLAEKLDALEPTRARLRPAAGLAAAERRLASEADVGERVVHLLSDFRGVDWGGAAASGDVPAPSDSASGDSAAGAAGDAAAAVERLDADGVQVNLVRLTAEAPENRRVAEVSYGAATAAVGVPLRVRVAVTNDAPTAAEPLELSAALDGQPLPLGESIPALEPGQTVVREFDVQFDDPGRHAVTVSVPADGLPDDDAFSRPVLVLPRVPILVVDGASDLEAANRISLLFDADLTGREVRIGGTELLRKEDLSQFWTIYVVNVPRLPADAVGPLTRYVENGGGLIWFGGEIDADYYTETLVPAGLFPVPLAGSSVALPAAEGAGPDVRFAEHPVTEALTLGENLFADLVKIYRYLPVPGDWNRDDAARNDGVETVATLRNGAPLVLASRLGEGRILTVLTTAGVAPSEEEAEWTNWPRTPPFPLFHLPAQEWAARIDTGDAVGSAGEPLEFALDAARFRPDVLIERPDDLSASLTATPRLREDEPGVDGAPVTDDELLLTARYADTDLPGVYKVRLTTAEGEPVDRWTALNFPAAESRLALIAPAALTEALSGTQNVTVQEAGDVAWVGGGDQSREIRWWLLGLMAALMAAESLLAYRCGYHGAGA; this is translated from the coding sequence ATGATCGACGCCCTCGCCCCGTTCTTCCTGCACCCCGGCATCGCCGCGGCGGGGGCGGCCTGCGCGGCGGTGCCGATCGTCATTCACCTCATCAACCGCCTGCGGTTCCGCAAGGTGCGGTTCGCGGCGATGGAGTTCCTGCTCCAAAGCGAACAGCGGAACCGGCGGCGGGTGCTGATCGAGCAACTGCTCCTGCTGCTCCTCCGCATCCTGCTCGTGCTGGCTGCGGCGGCCCTGATCGCCCGGCTGGTGCTGGACCCGAGCACGCTGTCGGTGCTGCGGGACGGGAACGTCGCCCACCATGTCGTAATCCTCGACGACAGCGGCTCAATGCGGGCGTCGGCGGAAGAAGGCGACGTGTTCGAGGTGGCCAAACGCACGCTGCGGGACTTTGCCGCCGAGGCCGCCCGCACGCCGGGGTCGCTGCGGCTGTCGGTGTTGTTGCTCAGCCGGGCCGATCAGGATTCGGCCCTGTTCGCCCGGCGGGACGTGAACAGCGGGTTCCTGTCCGATCTGGCGGAAAAGCTGGACGCCCTGGAACCGACCCGCGCCCGTCTGCGGCCGGCGGCCGGACTCGCCGCGGCGGAGCGGCGTCTGGCCAGCGAAGCGGACGTCGGCGAACGCGTTGTGCATCTACTCTCGGACTTCCGCGGCGTCGACTGGGGCGGCGCGGCCGCGTCCGGCGACGTGCCGGCGCCGAGCGACTCTGCTAGCGGGGACTCCGCCGCGGGCGCCGCCGGCGACGCCGCCGCGGCGGTGGAGCGGCTGGACGCGGACGGGGTGCAGGTCAACCTGGTCCGACTGACGGCCGAGGCTCCGGAGAATCGCCGCGTCGCGGAGGTCTCATACGGGGCCGCGACGGCCGCGGTCGGCGTGCCGCTGCGGGTGCGGGTGGCCGTCACCAACGACGCGCCCACCGCCGCGGAACCGCTGGAACTCTCCGCCGCCCTCGACGGTCAACCGCTGCCGCTGGGCGAATCGATTCCCGCCCTCGAACCGGGGCAGACCGTCGTGCGGGAGTTCGACGTGCAGTTCGACGACCCCGGCCGGCACGCGGTGACGGTTTCCGTCCCCGCGGACGGCCTGCCGGACGACGACGCCTTCTCCCGCCCCGTGCTCGTGCTGCCCCGGGTGCCGATTCTCGTGGTGGACGGGGCCTCCGACCTGGAGGCGGCGAACCGGATCAGCCTGCTGTTCGACGCGGACCTGACCGGCCGCGAGGTGCGCATCGGCGGCACGGAACTGCTGCGGAAAGAGGACCTGTCTCAGTTCTGGACGATCTACGTGGTGAACGTCCCGCGGCTGCCGGCGGACGCCGTCGGCCCGCTGACGCGGTACGTCGAGAACGGCGGCGGCCTGATCTGGTTCGGCGGGGAGATCGACGCGGACTACTACACGGAGACGCTCGTCCCCGCCGGCCTGTTCCCCGTCCCGCTGGCCGGTTCGTCGGTCGCCCTGCCGGCCGCGGAGGGAGCCGGGCCGGACGTGCGGTTCGCGGAGCACCCCGTCACCGAAGCCCTCACCCTCGGCGAGAACCTGTTCGCCGATCTGGTGAAGATCTACCGCTACCTGCCGGTCCCCGGGGACTGGAACCGGGACGACGCCGCCCGCAACGACGGCGTGGAAACGGTCGCCACCCTGAGGAACGGCGCCCCGCTGGTGTTGGCCTCCCGGCTGGGCGAGGGGCGGATTCTCACGGTCCTGACCACCGCCGGCGTCGCTCCCTCGGAGGAGGAGGCGGAGTGGACGAACTGGCCGCGGACGCCGCCCTTCCCGCTGTTCCACCTCCCGGCCCAGGAGTGGGCCGCCCGGATCGACACCGGCGACGCCGTCGGCAGCGCCGGGGAGCCGCTGGAGTTCGCCCTCGACGCGGCCCGCTTCCGGCCGGACGTGCTGATCGAACGGCCGGACGACCTGTCTGCCTCCCTCACCGCGACGCCGCGGTTGCGGGAGGACGAACCGGGCGTCGACGGCGCCCCGGTGACCGACGATGAACTGCTGCTGACGGCCCGCTACGCGGACACCGATCTGCCTGGCGTCTACAAGGTCCGGCTGACGACGGCGGAGGGGGAGCCGGTCGATCGCTGGACCGCCCTGAACTTCCCCGCCGCCGAGAGCCGGCTGGCCCTGATCGCCCCGGCGGCGCTGACGGAAGCTCTCTCTGGCACGCAGAACGTCACGGTGCAGGAGGCCGGCGACGTCGCGTGGGTCGGCGGGGGCGACCAATCCCGCGAGATCCGCTGGTGGCTGCTCGGCCTGATGGCGGCACTGATGGCGGCGGAATCGCTGCTGGCTTACCGCTGCGGCTATCACGGGGCGGGAGCCTGA